A region from the Onthophagus taurus isolate NC chromosome 8, IU_Otau_3.0, whole genome shotgun sequence genome encodes:
- the LOC139430990 gene encoding uncharacterized protein — translation MDDRSRSNTPTCSSSTPSNAKAKLLHELEERSKHRLHVLSQLTHQKEEDEVDLFMRSIALMVKKLPPNLISQAKLQILTLVTNLQASSPIINIPHTQTQPHQPQAPTPTFSLNTSHNTSTPDDHTPTTFMTPYSNDYYNMK, via the coding sequence ATGGACGATAGAAGCCGTTCAAACACGCCAACTTGCAGCAGTTCAACACCTAGCAACGCAAAAGCGAAATTATTACACGAATTGGAAGAACGGTCTAAACATCGTCTTCACGTTCTATCACAATTAACGCACCAAAAGGAAGAAGATGAAGTGGATTTATTCATGAGAAGCATCGCTCTAATGGTAAAAAAGCTACCTCCCAATTTAATATCGCAAGCAAAGTTACAAATCCTAACACTAGTGACTAATTTACAAGCATCTTCCCCAATAATAAATATTCCACATACACAGACACAACCCCACCAACCACAGGCACCAACTCCAACATTTTCCCTCAATACTTCCCATAATACAAGTACACCTGACGATCATACGCCCACTACGTTTATGACACCCTATTCAAACGACTATTACAACATGAAATAA